From the Panulirus ornatus isolate Po-2019 chromosome 42, ASM3632096v1, whole genome shotgun sequence genome, the window AGTAGATGAATGCCAAGACCACTTTTCTTGATTTCCTTTCATGAATGGTTTCTAAGGGGGCTAAAGCAGACCAACCTCTCTTTTATTATGTACTTTTATGTACAGTCTAGACTGAAATCATTAAACAAGTTTCTTAATCCACAATGGGATATTCCTCACAAAAATAGGGTTTCAAGGATTCAAAGTACACAAATAAATGGTCCCCTTGATCAACTCCATAAAGTCTGAAAAACCTCAGAGAGACTTAACAGGGCATTAGGCATGATGCTCTTTTGAGGAAGtctttcaagaaagagtggatgataATAAGGCTATTTACTGAATTATTGAATTGGTAAGCATACAAAAGAAAGACTCCTGCTGAAAAGGGCAGGGaacagctggtgagatgtctaaTTATCATttggtggaggcagaggtgaaggtCTAATTATTATttggtggaggcagaggtgaagatatgtataggTTATTACAAGAGGTAATGATGTAGGTGACAAGGTGGTGAATGTTAGTGAGCTTGAAGGAGGCTTGTGTCGAGATACCATGACAGTCTGACTATAAAATGGccaaaggtgagagtgaatgatgatggaggagtgggtggagaATGGAAAGCATACAGGGAAGCAACACAGCCATGTGCAAGGGAATTGGGTGGCATGCAGACAGCATGAAGTGGTAGTGAGAgaagggatgaggaagttaagctgccaatgaaagaggaaagagagttaTTTAGGTATCATTTCAGAGAAAGAGAGTAAGTGACTAAAAGATATATGACAAAAATAGTTTGAGGTCAAGAGGGTGAAGGTGCTGAAAAAAGGGCAATGAGAGATGGGGGGAGCAATTACAAACAAActttaagaagaataagaaaatgtttggagGGAGGTTAAAACTGAGAGAAATAGAAGAGAactaatggaaacatcagtgaaaggggaaaatgaggaagtggtaacctGAAGAAATGATGTGATGAGGAGATAGATTTAGCATTTTGAAGGATCATCGAATATGTTcaacgacagagtggcagatgcgtTAAGTTTGAGTCAGGGAGGTACGTGAAGTGAGAGCATCATAGCAAATGGTTTAGTAAAAAGAGACTGTCTATAGGATACACAAAATATATAGTCTCCTTAAATAgcaatattttattattatattttttattattttgctttgtcgctgtctcccgcgtttgcgaagtagcgcaaggaaacagacgaaagaaatggcccaacccacccccatacacaatgtatatacatacacgtccacacacgcaaatatacatacctatacatctcaatgtacacatatatatacacacacagacacatacatatatacccatgcacacaattcacactgtctgcctttattcattcccatcgccacctcgccacacaaggaataccatccccctcccccctcatgtgtgcaaggtagcactaggaaaagacaacaaaggccccattcgttcacactcagtctctagctgtcatgcaataatgcccgaaaccacagctccctttccacatccaggccccaggcaATATGTTTTGCTTTAATTCATATTCATACAAGGGAACACAATGAATACAAGCAAATTCAGCTTGATTCCCTGTTGTTCACTTTGAGTGGACTTACATATACAATAATTATCAATCATATTTTGTCTTTTTAATGGCTATCTACTCATCTATCATGTCAGTTTTCTCCCTCTCTTACATCTATCTcctccctctttttcatttcaatgtcaattttttcttcctcctctctccttcccttgcttcctCACttctattttgtttattttgctcaGGCCTGATAGGTGGAAGGTTAAGGAGTGGTGTGTTACAACCAAACCTAAAAGGATCTTGCATTTCCTTTCCCAGCATAGTTTGCTGAACAAAAGGGCATATTAATCATACGAGATAATTCTCATCATACCTGGTTTACACCATTCATTAAATATATCAGTTTTCTCCCCTTTTATTTCTCTAatacaaatattttcttattgtcACTTTGAAGAACAACTCTACCACTTTAACTTTTGACCACTTGACACTCACTGATCATCTTTTCTCtaaagactcttttgccatggcaaccctcttgatgggagttacCAGATGGAACTGGCATCAAAGATGCagacagatggagagatagacagatagccaCATTTTTCAGACTTATTCAATAttacttgttttttcttttctctttggtTTCTGTACTTTTTTTAAACTACAAAGTACTGTGCATAACTTTTAACCAAAAAATTGAGCTCAAAATATGTAATACACAATTGCACTTTTTTCATGCAAAAATGTTAGTATACTTTAACCAAGAAGCATCACTTGAGTAACTATTAGCAATGTTTCTCTCCCATGGAAATTTGTCAGGGGTGGCTGGGTATGTTCCACTGGCTATAATTTGTCAGAATTTCAAATTTCTCTCCCATCTATATCAATTACCTACAAACGCTTAAGAAATTCACAGAATATGAACGTTCAAGTTTACCAAATTTCTAGGACTGTGGCAAATTAAATGTCCTATGCCTGCAAGCATAAGTTTTATCCATGTTTATAAATGCGATATATACAGTAAGTCATtctctttctcaaagtatttctcacaaacatttcttCACAgcaaaaaaattatacattacaTAAATTAGTCTCACCTTGGCATTCGCTTCATTATATCAAGAACACCAACACCATTCCAGTGTTGAGCAGCCCTCAGTTCTTCTGTAGTCACCCCAACTATCTGTACAAATTGTACAGATCCATTAGGTGTTGTGACACTTCCAAGTTGCGGATCCTCACCCATCAACATATGTTGCACCCGACTTTCACTATTATCTAATGGACAATGCCAAGAGACATGGTCGCCAACACACAATACAGACTCTGTAAGAATAGAAAGTAAGCACCACCTAGTTAATGATGTTGTCCAAGGTAAAgcagattattttatttttttcacacatatttgccatttcccattagcgaggtagagttaggaaCATGTGACAgcttcagagggaaaatccttacttttcccacaggatgggaggatttccagtccccagctcccatcccttttattcaccttctacaacacacaggaaaaACATGGGAAGCatttctctcccctatccccaaagataATTATATCAGTTATCAAAAATCCTGTAGTATAACCATttctaaatgaaaaaataaatcaataaattcaCAGTGTAATATAGCCTTTCATCTATCTTCATTAACCATGTACCTATACGATATTTGCACCACTGAATTTTCCTTTCATCTATCTTCAGTTGCCatgtaatatatcttttttttttttttttttttgccgctgtctcccgcgtttgcgaggtagcgcaaggaaacagacgaaagaaatggcccaacccacccccatacacatgtatatacatacgtccacacacgcaaatatacatacctacacagctttccatggtttaccccagacgcttcacatgccttgattcaatccactgacagcacgtcaaccccggtataccacatcgctccaattcactctattccttgccctcctttcaccctcctgcatgttcaggccccgatcacacaaaatctttttcactccatctttccacctccaatttggtctccctcttctcctcgttccctccacctccgacacatatatcctcttggtcaatctttcctcactcattctctccatgtgaccaaaccatttcaaaacaccctcttctgctctctcaaccacgctctttttatttccacacatctctcttacccttacattacttactcgatcaaaccacctcacaccacacattgtcctcaaacatctcatttccagcacatccatcctcctgcgcacaactctatccatagtccacgcctcgcagccatacaacattgttggaaccactattccttcaaacatacccatttttgctttccgagataatgttctcgacttccacacattcttcaaggctcccagaattttcgccccctcctccaccctataatccacttccgcttccatggttccatccactgccagatccactcccagatatctaaaacacttcacttcctccagtttttctccattcaaactcacctcccaattgacttgaccctcaaccctactgtacctgataaccttgctcttattcacatttactcttaactttcttctttcacacactttaccaaactcagtcaccagcttctgtagtttctcacatgaatcagccaccagcgctgtatcatcagcgaacaacaactgactcacttcccaagctctctcatccccaacagacttcatacttgcccctctttccaaaactcttgcattcagctccctaacaaccccatccataaacaaattaaacaaccatggagacatcacacacccctgccgcaaacctacattcactgagaaccaatcactttcctctcttcctacacatacacatgccttacatcctcgataaaaacttttcactgcttctaacaacttgcctcccacaccatatattcttaataccttccacagagcatctctatcaactctatcatatgccttctccagatccataaatgctacatacaaatccatttgcttttctaagtatttctcacatacattcttcaaagcaaacacctgatccacatatcctctaccacttctgaaaccacactgctcttccccaatctgatgctctgtacatgccttcaccctctcaatcaataccctcccatataatttgccaggaatactcaacagtgaATTTTGCTAAGTGAAACAGAACAGGTCATCAGTCAAAGAACAACAGAGCCTAACCAACATCATGATCAACTGTGTTATATAATCAAGACATATAATCATTACTCATTAGTCTTCAAGTAACAAACTACACAACACTCTCATATAACATTCTATCTAAATAAACATACACTTTTCCAGCACCATGATGGGCAAAAAGATCACAAAAATAAATATCCACATATAGAGCCCACCTCTCTTAAGAGCCCATATAACATACAGGGCTACATACAaggatgtgtagaggagggtacatgtgttggaaacgaaatgtttgaggacaatatgaggggtaagtgggtttgatcgagtaagtaataaaaggatatgagagaggtgaggtaataaaaagaatgtagttgagaaagctgaagagggtatgctgaaatggtgtggattaATGGATTACtttcaaaaggaaaataaaatgaatCTGCTAAAACTGATTGAGTTAAAAGATCTCTCTTCAACTAAAAGCCAAAAATGTTTACCTTGTTTGGAATACTTTTGTGACAGTGAACAGCCCTTAACATCCCGAAAAAGACAAAATATGCACCCCCCAAAAAAGTTCTGAAGTATAACTTAAAATCCGAATGCTGCCTAGTAAGGAATATCCAAAAACAACAGCATGTGTACCTCTTCATGGCACTTCCTACTTCACAAATTAATTCTGCACACAAAATCCTTGTCAATCTTATGTCCACAAATTATTCTATGATTACAAATAAAAGTTCTGCTGAATCTTCTAATTCTTGTAACAACAACAGAGTATAAGAAATTAACCAATTTACTTTTTGACTTATCTATCCCTGGCTTACCAGACTGGAAAACATATTTTGCTAAAGCCTGCATGATGGCTGCAGGCCAAGTGGGTggatttttctctccatcttctctcttCAAGCGCATCGTTAACTCAAAACCAAACCCGCTGGGGCATTCTGGCCCTGTTGCCTCATGAACTCGGCCATCTCCATGAAGGTCAGAGCACCCAAAGCTAGGGGAGACAGATTGTGattaaaaatatttcaaaatcataTATCTTGCTAAATTTTAGTTGTAGTGTTTATATGTTTCACCACAAAAACAATTCATACACATGGCTGTATACTTCCAGGGTCATTCATACAAGCTTTTCTTGTGAAGTGCCCATCAAAGGATAAATCAATGAGACAAGAACAAATTCAAAATTGTCGAACTAACAGAGAAATTTCAAACAAAAATCAATATATCAAGTAACtattctatttatatctctgatgcctgttctaactggaactccctcagaggagtggccacagcaacagtctccataactaaagaatttcaGTGTTGTTTCTTAGCCtatatgcctcacccttaacagggtattggcagagggcaactctagcacagtgtttgctgaggcttttacctaatgttcctaatgactacttctatctaatgttccaaccaactacttctacctaatgtttcaccAAATGCTCAAGCctatatgttcctacctacttctattcactgctcctaccattttgccaaaaggcagggctagcacatggtGCTCATCTtgggaaaatctagttacaaagaatgagctattACTGGATATAAAAGGGGTGACTCCACAAATGATGATGAACTATAAAATGCTAAGCAATAATTGTAACCTGTTTATGAGAGGGGTACAATAATATTCTCAAGCATTATCAAACAttaccactacaacacaacaaaGTCAGTCAACGCTTATCTTGGTTTTGATATGCATAAATATCATATTTTAAGAACATGTTTCTGACCAATGTACACAGTAATTCTATAAAGAATTACAATAACAAATAAAAACTGTTAAAAAAACTAATGCAGTTCATATGGCATAAAAATATCAGAGGTATCTATCGTTATCATTAACTTCATTCACATTTGCACAGATCAGATCTAGTGTACACAGGAATGTATCTTCAATGGAAATACATTTAGAAGAACTGGAGTTCCCAGTGAGGATAGGATGACAGGGAATATATacattagaagtggagggaacaaggaaaaaggggaaaccaagaagaaggtggaaggatagagtgaaagatgctttgaaggttcggGGCATGAACGTGCTAGGGATGTGAAGTacacaagggatagagtgaaatggagcaatgtagtatacaCTGGGTTAACACATTGTTAATAGGATGAACAAGGGTATAtgaagaagcaacagagaaaaaaagaacagtTTGTGGGGCCTTGTCATGGATAAGAGGGcattggtttctgtgcattacaaatagaagctagagagtggatgtgagcgaattaagccatttcttcatctactccaggcactacctcactaacaaagAAAAAGGCAAACCTGTACAGACAGGGCTTTTAAACACAAAAACATGAAAGGATGAGCATTTTATCTTACAGTATAGTTTCCAGTTTCACTGGTTCTGTAATAACTATTATCTACACAAGTTACAAACAAATCATCACAATTCACTATTCACCAAAGTAATGATACTTTACATAAAATGAGAATGACATAAGTTAGCAGTTTGTGCCACTGCATAAAAAGAGACAACATACATAGAAACTCAAAACCAACTCATACCTAACATAGTGCCAGTGAGGAGGGATGTTCAGTTTAGTATTCCCTGGGTTGGCATACATACTGATGTAATCAAGAGGGTCTGGTCCTCCCAACCTGGGGAGGAAGCAATAATTAGATTTCAACATACAGTAATAAGAATCACTATCACCTGAAAGCATATCtagaaaatataatacaatatagtataactatctacatctctgatgcctgttccaactggaactccctcaaaggggtggccatggcaacagagacTCCATATCTTAAGAaccccagtgctgcttcttagcctttagtgcctcacccttaacaggccactggcagagggcaagtctaccacagtgtttgcagaggcttcaaCCTAATATTCCtgatgactacttctatctaatgctcctacccactacttctacttaatgttcctccctaatgctcctgcctaaatcttcctacctacttctatctacagctcctaccattttgccaaaaggcaggactagcgcaTTGTGCTCAACGTAAGAAAATCTAGAGGTACAAAGAATGAGCAGCATgaatgataaggagagattgtatgtttgtggacagaatgccagtagtccacatgttagtgaggcagaaagaaaagacagctacctgggtcagaggagtgcaacttgacaaccacttaagtgctggctcactaagcagatgtcattaaccctcctgataaTAAAATATGCAACAACATTTCCTAGAgaaacatcaacaccacactgtGTACTGCTTAGATCAACAGTAACTCAGCCATACACTGGGCTATGTATCACTTATTTCTTGACTGTTTTTTAGTATTCTAATATGATGTCCTCTCATTTCCGGAGGGTAATAGCTTTTCACTTTACTGCTCCAGTATCTAAGATGCATGTCAGTGTCTAGAGACTGATCTGGTGGGAGAACTAAAAAGGAAACAATTACCTACTTCTCTTTGACTAGATATAATAATTTTCTGTCTCAAGCTTTTTTCTACAAGCTCATCTGATTTCACAATATTCTGGTACATTGCGGGTTTTTCCAGACCTCAGATTTCCCTTGATATTGATAACCTTCACCAATATCACCTTATCTAATATCACAGACTAAAACTGGAGGTTGCAAGTCAATTTCTTCCACTTTCATTCTAATCTCCAACCGTTGCACTACCTGTATGGGAAAAAACTTTATCATCTATTGATGATCTTACCCTTCAGTGTAAGCTTTACGCAACTGCTATTACTGATATAATATTGCCTTTGAAATCATGTGATATTCTCATACCAAACAAAAAATAAGTCTGCACCATAAGACAGGCACAAGAATTTCTGAATTTATCGATCTTGATCATTTACATGCATACCcccgaaaaaaaaatccttgaataCACACAGATTATAATCGTATTAATCAAAGCTAAAAAACATTAAGTAGTTATTTGGGTGAAGGTTGTCATTAATTACCAATACTTGACAAGAGCGGTGACTTGCAGTGGATTTGGCTGGTCAAGATAGATGCTGCGACATCTTGCATAGAGAGCCTCTAAGCCTGCAGGAATTGTTGCTGGCGTCTCACCTCCACTTATCACCTGTTCGTGGCCAGAAACCTGCCCCTGAACATGGCCAGGTCCTGCTCCTTGACCTTCCTTCCAGTCCATAACAAGGACACAGTTCCCGAATTCGCTCTCTCTACCTGAACCTGACGAGGGGTAACTATAGATGATTCAATTTTATGAGAAAAACAAGTTGATTACAGCCAGCAAAACAGAATAACATCATTTTGTATTACAATATAAATTCCACTCCTTATTTTAACCTTACTTAAATAATTAGAAAAGATCGAATACTTTTTCCACATCTAATCAAAATCTTAAAATATCTTCGCTGTCACGCTGTTCTAATTTTGTCAAGCTGCGGAAGCTTAAACTGCTCCACTGTTTACGGTGTAAAAATGAAACATTACACTAAATCGCGGTAGAAAGATTTTCTATTGTACTGTAAGTGAGAACAACTGAAAATTTTGAAGTCATTTCACATTAGGAAATTACACCAAGATGACAGGACGTCATCAATGTAAGCAAAATGCATAGACTTCAGATGTATGAAAATTTG encodes:
- the Su(fu) gene encoding suppressor of fused homolog isoform X1 encodes the protein MWKKYSIFSNYLSSGRESEFGNCVLVMDWKEGQGAGPGHVQGQVSGHEQVISGGETPATIPAGLEALYARCRSIYLDQPNPLQVTALVKYWLGGPDPLDYISMYANPGNTKLNIPPHWHYVSFGCSDLHGDGRVHEATGPECPSGFGFELTMRLKREDGEKNPPTWPAAIMQALAKYVFQSESVLCVGDHVSWHCPLDNSESRVQHMLMGEDPQLGSVTTPNGSVQFVQIVGVTTEELRAAQHWNGVGVLDIMKRMPSAGGPWMLTDMRRGESIYELEPSVAEEVENGIESEGSNLSGVSARIAWAEAELGNMDPSSLLSPRIDTDRESESSPRITHVESEQIKSTLQKGLMQGANKGCINHGTIEGKDGSEGDVEGNVATTDSAELFVTRRLESVHLTINLESGALLPLALRGRLKHGRHFTFKSVVDVGAVTLVPPGVAGAFVDAGCPYAVRGPWLQIFIPDDFFPVMATDLADLADPEEVSLPATFRWPTRKLTITIVAEEV
- the Su(fu) gene encoding suppressor of fused homolog isoform X2 — translated: MWKKYSIFSNYLSSGRESEFGNCVLVMDWKEGQGAGPGHVQGQVSGHEQVISGGETPATIPAGLEALYARCRSIYLDQPNPLLGGPDPLDYISMYANPGNTKLNIPPHWHYVSFGCSDLHGDGRVHEATGPECPSGFGFELTMRLKREDGEKNPPTWPAAIMQALAKYVFQSESVLCVGDHVSWHCPLDNSESRVQHMLMGEDPQLGSVTTPNGSVQFVQIVGVTTEELRAAQHWNGVGVLDIMKRMPSAGGPWMLTDMRRGESIYELEPSVAEEVENGIESEGSNLSGVSARIAWAEAELGNMDPSSLLSPRIDTDRESESSPRITHVESEQIKSTLQKGLMQGANKGCINHGTIEGKDGSEGDVEGNVATTDSAELFVTRRLESVHLTINLESGALLPLALRGRLKHGRHFTFKSVVDVGAVTLVPPGVAGAFVDAGCPYAVRGPWLQIFIPDDFFPVMATDLADLADPEEVSLPATFRWPTRKLTITIVAEEV